The genomic region ATTGTATTCGCTGACGTATTGCGCGTCGGCCGCACATGCATGCAGGCCGCCCAGCCGATGACGCTCGGTCAGGCGTTCGGCGGTTACGCATCAGCGATCAAGCGGCTCTCCTTGAAGCTGTCCGTGGCGCGCCAGGAATTGATGGTGCTTCCCCTCGGAGGTACTGCGATTGGCACCGGGCTCGGAGCAGTGCCGGGCTATCGCCGTGCCGTTTATGGACATCTTGCGGCAATCTTGGGCCACGCGGTACGCCCAGGCGACGACATGTTCGATGCCATGCAGAACGCCGACGCCTTCGCACGCGTGTCGTCGGAAATCCGCATCGCAGCAGAGGTAATGGCGAAAATCGCCTCTGACCTGATCATCCTTTCCTCTGGCCAAATACGGGGCTTGGCGAATTGCGGTTGCCCGCTCTCCAGCCCGGTTCTTCGATCATGCCAGGTAAACTCAATCCAGTCCTGCCGATGATGATCCAGCAAGTTGCGTTCGCTATCGTGGGCAACGACGCCGCAGTATCTCTCTCAGCGTTGAGCGGCCAACTCGAAATCAATCACTTCGAGCCAGTCATCGCCTCGCGCCTGTTCGATTCGATCGAGCTTTTGACGCGATCGGCCAGAATATTTGCCGACCAATGCATCTCGGGGATCCGGGCAGACCGGGAACGGTCGCTCAGCAACTTGATGCAATCTTCGGCTCTTGCGACCGTGTTCGTACGGCGCCTTGGCTATGAACAGGTATCGACACTTGTGCTTACAGCCGCTGAGCAAATGCGGCCCTTCATCGAAATCGCGATCGACCGCGGACTTCTGAACCGTAGCGCGGTTTTGCAGATGCTGCACGAGAGCACCCGTTATCGCGAGAATGCCGCATGAGCCGCGATTCTGCACTTGCCCTTGTACGCGAAGGGCTCACGAGCATGCCGCGAGTCGATGCACAACGCCAGAGGATCAACCTACGAAGGTCATGCCACAGCCAACTCGCCATCGCCCTGTCTCCAACCCGATGCGGCAGATGAGACGATGCGCCGCGATCGAGAGGCCGCTTGTTCATAGGTCAGTGCTCCGGCCTCTCTTCAAGTCGTGCTTATACGGACGCGCCTGGCCGTAGTGCCAGGGGCAGTGATGGGCAAAGTCAGCAAGCACGTAAGACATCGTCGATAACGTATTCTAACCGTTCGCGTGGGGCCGTCCTGGCCTCCGCCAATCTTCACATCCTGTTCGGCCGGTAGCCCGATCAAGATGTGCAAGTTCTCCGATAGCTGGTTACGGCCTGATTCACCTGATGATACATTCACGAGGCGTGATCGAGTCCCGCAGGTTCGAACACGGGCCCAACATTTTTTCGTTCGTTCGCTGCCGTATTCAAGACGGCACTGAGGCACGCGAAATCCATCCGATGCCGAGAGGCAGCTGCGCATCCGTCGTATCGACTGGGCCCAGCTGAAGTTTCCCCACTCCCAGCCGTTGTTTATGTCGTATGCGACATTCGGTTTGAGTATAAGGTAAGGTCAATCAAGATGCTCTGGCTGTAGGCCTTGTCGATGACCGTGCCAGTGTTTACCTGGTTTGTAGCAAAAGTTAGCATCACCTTTTGTATTGGCGCCTTTGCATTTAGCTGCTTGCCATAGAGTGGCAAAGCGCAAAGGGGGTTCGCATTTCCATTCACCAATTCGGAAACGCCGCATGTTACTGGTGTGACAGTCAGTTCTCGATTGAGATCACCCCCGCTTCACGGCCGACCACATTGCCACTGCCTTGGGGCGCTTCGACTTCCCGCCTTTGGGCGATATCAATGCCGTAAGAGCTGACGCCCTTAATTTGGCCGTTAGGGCGCGCAATCGGGCCGCCAAGCAGTTTGGAGTGGCGATCAGCACGGCGATCGGCTGGATGAAGCGGGTCGATGAGACCGGCAGCGTTGCTCGGGGCCAGATGGGTTGGAAAACCATTACCTTTCTGGCGGCCCTGCGCCATGACCGGATCGACGCGCCATGGTTCATCGAGGGACCAATCATGGCGTGAGCTTCCGGATCTATGTGGAGAAGGTTCTCCTGCCGACCCTTCGGCCCGGCGACATCGTCGTCCCGGACCATCTCGGCAGCCACAAAAGCAAAGCCGTGCGCCAGCTCATCCGCTTCGCCGGAGCAAAGCTCTTCTTCCTGCCAAAATACTCACCCGACCTGAACCCCATCGAACAAGTCTTTGCCAAACTCAAGCATCTGCTCCGCAAGGCAGCCGCACGAACCGTCGATGCGGTCTGCGCCGCCATCGGCGAACTCCTTTATGCATTTACACCCGAAGAATGCGCCAACTACCTCAAAAACTCAGGCTATCGAAGCTAGTCCCATCACGCTTTAACGGCGAGCCTCCCAGGAGGCTAGCGCCCAATGCTCTGTGCCTCGATCATATCCGTTCTCAGCTCAACCCGCTATCCCGATCGCTCTTGAGGACCGTGCCGGAGCGCTCGTCTGAGCTCGCCGAACTGGTTGAACATGACGATAAGAGCGATTATTCCAGCGCCAAGCTCTGCGAGCGCTTGACTGGCTAACAGTCCGTTAAGACCCGCTACCAGCGGGAATAACAGTACGGCCGGTATGAAGAGATACCCCTGCCTGGCCAAGGACACAATTGCACTGAGGCGCGCTCTCCCAAATGACTGAAGCATTGCCGTCACGAAACTCTGCACCCCAAACAGTCCAAAGAAGAGATGGAACACGATGCAGGTCGAGACGGCAAGTTCGGTGACGTACTCGTTATCGCTAAATAGGCTCACCAAAGGCCTCGCAAAAATCACAACGGCCGCAGAATACAGCACCGAGAATGCGATCGTCACGAAGAGCATGAATTTCGCAGCCCTCAATATATGAGCATAGTCGCGTGCGCCCCAACCGAAACCCAGGATAGCTTGAGCGCCAATACAGAACCCGGTGATAGGCAGTGCGCCGACCATCAAGATACGCACAGCTATTCCAACCGCGGCGATGGAATCGTCGCCGAACGGCGCAGCAGCTCCGTACAAGAGCATAACGGCAAGAGCAGATAAGATACTCGTCATTGTCGCCGGCGCGCCTACCAACGCGAGCTGTCTGATGCGATCTGCTCGCAATGATATGTGAGATATCCTGACGAGAACCGTCCCGCCAAGCTTCGTAAAATACGCGATATACAGTCCGACAGCAGAGATCTGAGACACCAGCGTTGCGAGGGATGCGCCTCGCACGCCAAGGTCAAGTGAAAATATGAAGACGGCATCAAGCACAGCGTTCAGGATAAACGCGGTCATCATCACCCACATGCTAAATCGTGTATAGCCTTCGGCTCTTACACCCGCTGACGGTATTTAGTAGCATCGGGGTGTACCCCAACAAAACCGTTCCCGCGTAGTCGAGCGCCACGGGCATGATGGTTGGGGTAGCTCCGAGCGTTGCAAATATCCCTGGCAGATTTGGAAGCAGAGTGAGGGTGACTGTGACACCGATCGGAGCGGCGAGCGCGAGTGCCGTGCTTGCGCCTCGACTCGCTTCTAGGTACTCACGAGCGCCCAGATGACGAGATATGAACGACGCTGCTCCAACACCGATCCCCTGTCCGGCTGCGGCGAGCAGGACCACGATCGGCAAGGTCATGCTAACAGCTGCGATCGCCTGCGCGCCTAGGGCGCCAACAAAGATCGCATTGACGACCTGCTGCAGCGCATGGATCGATAATCCAACAACAGACGGAATGGCGAGCCGCAGGATAAGACTCAAGAGATTCTGGTCCGATAGATCGACGTGCTGTTTTTTCTTTGGCATCACATTGCGCTTGCTGTCGAGGGCGAATTCTGTATCGGTCCATTCACGGACGAGTGAACTTTTCCAAATTCGACGATGGCGTACTCAGCGCAATCCTCTCCGGATCTGCTCTGGCACGCCGTGATCGCCTGGATATGTTGACGTTTTCAAAGCTGATTTTTGCCTGGGCATACGCCTCCCGTCAGTTGTAGCGAATACTGACTGAGGTGTTCGAGGGTAGCCCCCAGGTTCTGCTAGTCATATTGTGCCGTTCCGCCCTTTGGTTGAGCATCGTGCCGGTTGCGTTCACTTCTCGGGATGATGATCGGCGGGGAAACGCGGCCAGACCCTAGAGCCTCAAGTTGGTTTTGGCATCTACCGGATCTTGTAGTAGACGCTCCATCATCTGCATGGCACAAGCAATGAACGTGCTCAGAACCACTGTGGTGGTTCGATGATGTCCTGCAATCTGTACACGATATCGGGTTCCTCAGCGCGATCGAGACGAACGGCAGGCTGCCGGCCCCGGCCAGCGTGGTGACTGGATTTGCGTCAGTAAATCGCGCCGCGCTGGCCGTCACTCGCGGACACGAACTGAAAATTCGTGTGGCCGCAACCGGCAGCCTGCCAGACCGGTTCGATGAGCGTGGCTTGGACATTTCTGCTTCGATCGAAAGACCGCCCTGACGCCGTCGAGCGGCGGGCTATCTCGTACTGCTTGGCTCAGCCGAAATGGCGGCTCAGCGTGCAGTCCCACAAACACTCGGCATCACATGAAGATATCGCAAGCATTTAAGTTCGAGGCAGCGCACCGACTTCCAAACGTCCCGCAGACACATCGCTGTCATCGGGTGCATGGTCATTCCTATCGCGTCGAGGTCGTGCTGAACGGGGCCGTCGATCCGCACACCGGATTCGTAATGGATTTCTTCAACATGGAGGAAGCGTTTGGCCTTCTTATAAAGAAGCTCGATCACGATTGCCTGAACGACGTCCCGGGACTGGAAAATCCGACGGCAGAAAATATCGCCATCTGGATCTGGGAGCACGCGAAACCGCGCCTCGCCCAACTCTCGAGCGTGAGGGTGTACGAGACGACGGATAGTTGGGCGGAATATGACGGGCCCGATCGCTGAATTCAGCGCTCATTTGGGACTGTGTCGATGCGGCGCGCCTGTCGTTCTTCGGCTCAGAAGCGGACTTGCTCGATCTGCGATTCGGCTCTTCATCCGCCTCGCCCGCGGCCAGATTTCCGCGCTCACAGAAGAGCCCTTGGATCCGACGGGAGCGCCCGGTTTGGCTATGATGGCCCATCACGTGACCGCATTCGAAAAGCTTCCGGCCAAACGATTCGGAATCCCGCGTTGTGCTAACCGCCGGAACGATTTGAGGGGATTCGTCCTG from Bradyrhizobium lupini harbors:
- a CDS encoding MATE family efflux transporter, which produces MWVMMTAFILNAVLDAVFIFSLDLGVRGASLATLVSQISAVGLYIAYFTKLGGTVLVRISHISLRADRIRQLALVGAPATMTSILSALAVMLLYGAAAPFGDDSIAAVGIAVRILMVGALPITGFCIGAQAILGFGWGARDYAHILRAAKFMLFVTIAFSVLYSAAVVIFARPLVSLFSDNEYVTELAVSTCIVFHLFFGLFGVQSFVTAMLQSFGRARLSAIVSLARQGYLFIPAVLLFPLVAGLNGLLASQALAELGAGIIALIVMFNQFGELRRALRHGPQERSG
- a CDS encoding MATE family efflux transporter is translated as MPKKKQHVDLSDQNLLSLILRLAIPSVVGLSIHALQQVVNAIFVGALGAQAIAAVSMTLPIVVLLAAAGQGIGVGAASFISRHLGAREYLEASRGASTALALAAPIGVTVTLTLLPNLPGIFATLGATPTIMPVALDYAGTVLLGYTPMLLNTVSGCKSRRLYTI
- the queD gene encoding 6-carboxytetrahydropterin synthase QueD — translated: MKISQAFKFEAAHRLPNVPQTHRCHRVHGHSYRVEVVLNGAVDPHTGFVMDFFNMEEAFGLLIKKLDHDCLNDVPGLENPTAENIAIWIWEHAKPRLAQLSSVRVYETTDSWAEYDGPDR